The Thermoanaerobaculia bacterium genome has a window encoding:
- the trpD gene encoding anthranilate phosphoribosyltransferase, whose protein sequence is MSIARALRRIADRGTLSAGEARDAFFDLMEGRASDAQKGALLLGLAARGETPEELAGAVGAVREKMLRVPSARTPLLDTCGTGGHGRTTVNVSTAAAFVCAGAGVAVAKHGNRSATRCGSADVLESLGVPIEKSPAQAAAELDETGFTFLFAPAFHPAMRQVAPARRELAVRTIFNLIGPLANPADANRQLIGVSRFDVARLLAEALAMLGTERAIVFHSENGLDELTPGVAAIGFEVRPGRAAAWRFDAGVLAQRPVEIADLAGGAPAENAAILRAVLDGAPGPVRETVLVNAAAALWIADAAPTLHEGYAMAEAAIDSGRAAAVLARAAAPERA, encoded by the coding sequence ATGGAAGGACGGGCGTCCGACGCGCAGAAGGGCGCGCTGCTGCTGGGGCTCGCCGCGCGCGGCGAGACGCCGGAGGAGCTCGCCGGCGCGGTCGGCGCGGTCCGGGAGAAGATGCTCCGCGTCCCCTCGGCCCGGACGCCGCTCCTCGACACGTGCGGCACCGGCGGGCACGGGAGGACGACCGTCAACGTCTCGACCGCCGCGGCGTTCGTGTGCGCGGGTGCGGGCGTCGCCGTCGCCAAGCACGGCAACCGCTCGGCGACGCGCTGCGGCTCCGCCGACGTGCTCGAGTCTCTCGGAGTCCCGATCGAGAAGTCGCCCGCGCAGGCCGCCGCCGAGCTCGACGAGACCGGGTTCACGTTCCTCTTCGCGCCCGCGTTCCATCCCGCCATGCGCCAGGTCGCGCCGGCGCGGCGGGAGCTCGCCGTGCGGACGATCTTCAACCTGATCGGGCCCCTCGCCAATCCCGCGGACGCGAACCGGCAGCTCATCGGCGTGAGCCGGTTCGACGTCGCCCGGCTGCTGGCGGAGGCGCTCGCGATGCTCGGCACGGAGCGCGCGATCGTCTTCCACTCGGAGAACGGACTCGACGAGCTGACGCCGGGTGTGGCCGCCATCGGCTTCGAGGTGCGGCCGGGACGCGCGGCCGCGTGGCGGTTCGACGCGGGGGTGCTCGCCCAGCGCCCGGTCGAGATCGCCGACCTCGCCGGCGGAGCGCCGGCGGAAAACGCCGCGATCCTGCGGGCGGTCCTCGACGGGGCGCCCGGCCCGGTCCGCGAGACGGTGCTCGTCAACGCCGCGGCGGCGCTCTGGATCGCGGACGCCGCGCCGACGCTCCACGAGGGGTACGCGATGGCGGAAGCCGCGATCGACTCGGGGCGCGCGGCCGCCGTCCTCGCCCGCGCCGCGGCGCCGGAGCGCGCGT